A stretch of Phragmites australis chromosome 12, lpPhrAust1.1, whole genome shotgun sequence DNA encodes these proteins:
- the LOC133886924 gene encoding F-box/LRR-repeat protein 12 codes for MDGSLQNYINYPSDDCLLSIFNKLENESDRNAFGLTCKNWFKVRNIGRKSLTFHCSFNPTVDKEHAKCIPKILACSPHLNRISLAGLTELPDSALYTLGMSGSSLQSLSLYCCSGITDDGLAQVAIGCPNLVIVELQSCFNITDHGLESLSKGCHALKSLNLGSCMAISDRGISAVFSNCSNICTLIISGCRRLSGVGFRGCPSTLCYLEAESCMISPDGLLDVVSGGGLEYLNLHKLGSSAGLDGLGRLAFAKRLCFLNLRMCRYLTDDSVAAIASGCPLIEEWNLAVCHGVRLPGWSAIGLYCNKMRVLHVNRCRNICDQGLLALRNGCVHLEVLHVNGCVKITNTGLALFNIARPNVNLRADEVMSIGPSIENLFRLQ; via the coding sequence ATGGATGGCAGCTTACAAAACTACATCAATTACCCATCTGATGATTGCTTGCTTTCTATATTTAACAAGCTTGAAAATGAGTCGGACAGGAATGCTTTTGGTTTAACTTGTAAGAATTGGTTCAAGGTTCGAAACATTGGTCGGAAATCACTAACATTCCATTGTTCTTTTAACCCAACAGTAGATAAGGAGCATGCCAAGTGCATCCCAAAGATATTGGCTTGCTCTCCTCATCTTAACAGGATATCCCTTGCTGGGCTCACAGAGCTACCTGACTCAGCTTTGTACACTCTGGGAATGTCTGGATCGTCTCTGCAATCCCTTTCATTGTACTGCTGTTCTGGTATAACGGATGATGGTCTAGCACAGGTGGCGATTGGATGCCCAAATTTGGTGATTGTTGAACTTCAAAGCTGCTTTAATATTACAGATCATGGTTTGGAAAGTCTTTCAAAGGGCTGTCATGCTTTGAAGAGTCTAAACCTTGGTTCTTGCATGGCCATTTCAGATCGAGGGATTTCTGCTGTCTTTAGCAATTGCTCAAACATTTGCACACTAATCATATCTGGGTGCAGACGTTTGTCTGGTGTTGGATTCAGAGGGTGTCCAAGTACACTTTGTTATCTAGAAGCTGAGTCTTGCATGATTTCTCCAGATGGCTTGTTGGATGTAGTGAGCGGTGGTGGACTTGAGTACCTGAATTTGCACAAGTTAGGAAGCTCAGCTGGGCTGGATGGCCTTGGTAGGCTTGCTTTTGCCAAAAGACTCTGCTTTCTGAATCTCAGGATGTGTCGCTATCTTACAGATGATTCCGTGGCTGCAATAGCTAGCGGGTGCCCATTGATTGAGGAGTGGAACCTTGCTGTCTGCCATGGGGTCCGTTTACCTGGTTGGTCTGCAATTGGATTGTACTGCAATAAGATGAGAGTTCTGCATGTCAATCGTTGCCGAAACATTTGTGACCAAGGTTTGCTGGCCCTCCGCAATGGCTGTGTGCACCTTGAAGTTCTGCATGTAAATGGCTGTGTCAAAATTACTAATACTGGCCTGGCATTATTCAACATTGCCAGGCCCAATGTGAATCTAAGGGCGGATGAAGTTATGTCCATTGGCCCTTCCATTGAGAATTTGTTCCGGTTGCAATGA